A segment of the Ruegeria sp. AD91A genome:
TCGGTTCGGAAACGCTGGCGTTTCTGTCCGGTTTCAATGTCGATCGCTGTTTGATTGGCTCGTCTGGCTTTTCAGAGGAAGGGCCATCAGAGTCGATACGTGGTTTTGCGGCCATCAAACGCATGATGCTGGCACGGGCCGCTACAAGACATCTGCTGATCGACTCAGACAAATTCGGCCGCAAGGGTCTGGCCCATGTAGGCAATCTTGAAGGATTGGATTCCGTTGTTACCGATACAAAACCAAAAGGAGAACTGCAGAGCGCAATATCCAGTGCCAAGGTCAAGATCCTTGTCGCTGATCAACTATAAGGAAGAATGATAATTGGTGGCCGCAGAGGCTACGCATGATTGGGAGGAAGACATGAAGATCGATATCAAACTACTGATTGGAGCATCAGCAATTGCACTCTTGTCGCTTGGCGGCACTGCTTCGGCGCAGGATTGTCCACGCGGTGATCTGGATGAGAGGTTCTGCGACGCGGACGGTGATCTGATCGCGGACATTCCCACAGACCCTTCCGAGCAAATAGATCCTGACACATTGATTTTTGCCTACACCCCGGTTGAAGACCCAGCCGTATACAAAACGGCTTGGTCGGATTTCCTTGACCACTTGAAAGCAGAAACTGGCAAGGACGTTGTCTTTTTCCCGGTTCAAAACAATGCCGCTCAAATCGAAGCGATGCGTTCGGGACGTTTGCATATCGCCGGATTCAATACGGGCTCGAACCCATTGGCGGTGAACTGCGCCGGTTTCCGACCCTTCACAATTATGGCCTCGAAAGATGGGAATTTCGGTTATGAGATGGAAATCATCACCTATCCGGGTTCAGGCATCGAAAAGGTCGAGGACATCAAAGGAAAGCAATTAGCCTTTACGTCGCCTACATCAAACTCTGGGTTCAAAGCGCCCTCGGCAATCCTGAAAAGCGACTTTGATCTTTTGCCGGAACGCGATTTCGAGCCCGTTTATTCTGGCAAGCATGACAACTCGATCCTGGGAGTTGCCAACAAGGAT
Coding sequences within it:
- the phnD gene encoding phosphate/phosphite/phosphonate ABC transporter substrate-binding protein; translated protein: MKIDIKLLIGASAIALLSLGGTASAQDCPRGDLDERFCDADGDLIADIPTDPSEQIDPDTLIFAYTPVEDPAVYKTAWSDFLDHLKAETGKDVVFFPVQNNAAQIEAMRSGRLHIAGFNTGSNPLAVNCAGFRPFTIMASKDGNFGYEMEIITYPGSGIEKVEDIKGKQLAFTSPTSNSGFKAPSAILKSDFDLLPERDFEPVYSGKHDNSILGVANKDYLAASIANSVKSRMISRDVIKEDDVLTIYKSQTFPTTGFGTVYNLTPELQEKIRNAFFSFEWEGTTLEAEFSKSNEGQFLEMTYQEFWDVIRKIDAANGVSYACQ